In the genome of Chryseobacterium sp. 52, the window AGCATGGCTTCTACATCTCCATTGTACCCGGAATACGTGGAAGGAATATAATTTACCGTCTGATTTCCAGCCCACGCAGAGTACTGAACCTTGAAAGTATATATTCCAGCCGGCAAGGTAACTGCTTTTAAGAAAGTGACCGGGGTAGGAAGCCTCACCAATGCCGTTCCGCTTACCATTGATGTATAGGCAGAAGATATTTTAATTCCGTCCTGTAACAGATAGAATGCCCCCTGTGAATCTGTGCTGCCCAAACTTGGTGCGTACCCTAAAATGGTAAAAAGGAGAGTCTGTGTCATTCCTGCAGGAACCGTTAATGTTATTGTCACTCCGGGTACATCTGCAACCGTTCCTTGGTTAACGGTTAACGCCGTAGTTCCCTGGACATAATTTGCAGAAGAAATCGTCCCACTTACTGTACTCAGTGCTTTCCAACTGGGGGCATTACTCGCTCCATTGGAAGTAAGAACCTGACCGGTAGTTCCTGCTGATCCCGCTGCAGAAGCTGTTCCTCCTACATTTAATTCATTAACAACCTGCAGCGATCCGTTGACATGCAAGGTTTTCTGAGGCGTTAAAGTAGCAATACCCACAGTTCCCCCGTTGACATTGGTTAAATACATAAGCTCATTCAAAGGTTTCCCCACACTGAAAGAAAGATAACGTGAACCTAAGCCACTTATAGTCCCGGTAGAAGTATCTCCAAAATTAATACGCGCAATAGATCCCGTATCTGCCGAAGAAGCAGTTTTCATATTGATCCCGAAATTATCCGTACGATTACCATACCCAAAACCATCCTGTCCGATATTAATATCTAAGGCATTTTTAACTGCAGCACCGGTTATAGCGGCGTTCAAGTACTCGCTGCCTTCTACATGGAGCTTTACGGATGGGGCATTTGAGCCAATCCCGACTCTACTATTGGCTCCATCTACAGAAAAATTACTGCCACCAACAGAAAAACCATTGAGTATATTAGAGGTAAAAGCGAGTGTGTTGGCTCCCTGTGTTACCGTTCTATTCCCCGTAAGTGTACCGTTTGTATTATAAATATTAAGAGGTGGGCTTATTTTCACCCAGTTGGCCCCATCATAATAATAGTACCCTACTGTATCCATATTTACCGCTATTCCTGTTTGAGTCCCGGTAGCAACGCTGTTGATATATACCATCGTGGATGTGGGAATTCCAGTCATGCTCTGTGCTCTTTGCCGGTCTACTCTAGGAATTAAGAGTCCGTCTACATTTGTTGTTGTTCCAACTTCATTTTTTGCAGTCACATCGAATGTGGAAGCAGGATTTATTAAATTAATCCCTACCTGTGCAGATAATTTCATTGAAAAAGCTAATGAAGCTATAACAATAGGAAAAGTTATTTTTTTCATATTTTAAAGTTTTGGTTATTAAACTGTTGGTGTATAGTAAAAATACGAAAAAAAATAATTGAAAAATCATTTTTACAAGCAATTAATTCAATTAAAACTATCAATAAATAAATATTAATTGATTATTCCAATTATAACGGTACATTTTTTAAAATAAAAACAAGCCAGAAATCAATATCTCTGGCTTGTTTTTATTAAAAATTTTAAATTAAAATTTCTGATTTTTATCGAAAAAAAAATGATGGAAAATTAATATTGAAACAATACACTTCCCCATGTGAATCCACTTCCGAATGCTGAAAGTAGAACAAGATCTCCTCTTTTGATCTTTCCTTCTTCAATAGCTTCACTTAATGCAATTGGAATAGAAGCGGCTGTTGTATTTCCGTATTTCTGAATGTTATTGTGAATTTTTTCATCCGGAAGCCCGAATTTCTGCTGTACAAACTGAGCAATTCTAAGATTAGCCTGATGAGGAATAAACATATCCAGATCTTCAATAGTCTTTCCAGCTTTATCTAAAGCTTCCTGCATGGTTTCAGGGAATCTTGTTACAGCATGCTTGAATACGAAATTCCCGTTCATAATCGGATACACTTCTTTATCGGTAACATTTTCCGGCTCTTTTCTCATTCTGTCACTCCATCCGAATTTAGAACCCGGAAACTGCGTACACAATTCATCTGCATACTTTCCTTCAGAATGCATATTAACGGCTAAGATATCTCCGGCATTTTCGTCTTCCGTTGCTGAAACGATAATAGCTCCGGCACCGTCTCCAAAGATTACAGAAACGCCTCTTCCTTCATCAGAAAAATCCAGTCCGAAAGAATGAATCTCCGCGCCTACCACAAGTATATTTTTATAGGTCCCCGACTTAATGAAAGCATTGGCAACACTTACTGCATACACAAATCCTGAACATTGGTTTCTGACATCCAAAGCCCCGATAGTATCACATCCCAGCATATCCTGAAGCAGAACCCCACAACCCGGGAAATAATAATCCGGAGAAAGTGTCGCAAAAATAATATAATCTATATCCTGACCCGTCATTCCCGCTTTTTCAAGAGCTTTTTCAGAAGCTTTAAATCCTAAATAAGCAGTGGTTTCCTGAGAATCATTTCTGTTTTGTCTGTGTCTTCTCTCCCTGATGCCCGTTCTTTCAGTGATCCATTCATCATTGGTCGTCATCAATTTCGCTAAATCATCATTCGTAACAACATTTTCCGGGACATAAAATCCGATCCCTTTTATTGTACTTTTAATCATATAGTTTTTTTAATTTTGGCAAAGATAAAATTATTTAACACATAGTTTTTCAAAATATTAGTATTTTTATTATATGCCAATCGATACGATATACAGAGATTCCCAATGTGAATGGGTAGATGTAGAGGCTCCCACAGCGGAGGACTTGAAATTTCTTCACGAAAGATATGAGATCAACAATCTTCTTCTGGAAGATACGATGGATCCTAACCACCTTCCGAAGTATGAAGAGGACGGCAATGTGAAGTTCTTCCTGCTCCGCGAAAGTACAGAACTTGAGAGAAAAAATCTCAATACCATCAGCGACATCAGCACGAAAATCGGGATCTTTCTGCTGGAGAATACCATTATTACCATCCACAGAATGAAGACCAGAAGCATTTCGGAGACAAAGAGACAGCTATCTGCGATGAATACAGAGGTTCCACCTTCAAAAATCACATTAATGATTGCTCTGCTGATCATGAAAAGTTTTGATGATGAATCTATCAGTCTGCTGGAAACAATGGACAATATTGAAAACGAAATTTTCCTTAAAAATACAAATCACACCAATCAGATCAGAAGACTGTATAAACTGAAAAGAAAATCAGGACTGAATTCAAGGGTACTGGTTATTTCTACGGATGCCATTGATAAATTTAAACTATTGAATCTTCAGGATTCTGAAATTGTTGATTTAAAAGACAAGCATAAAGATGTGGTTGCAGATTTTGACCACTTAAATATCCAGATCACCAACCTTATTTCAATGTTTCTTGCGCTTTCAGACCAGAAGGCCAACCAGGTTATGAAGGTTTTGGCCATTTATTCGGTGTACTTTTTACCTATTACCTTTATTGCAGGGGTTTACGGAATGAATTTCGATAATATGCCTGAACTCCATCATAAACACGGATATTTTATAACGATAGGCGTTATGGCTCTGGTGGTGATCTGTACGTTTATTTATGCAAGGCGAAAGCAATGGTAACAATACTGAAAAAGATAAAATTTTTAAGTTAGCCAACGTTCCCTAACACCACACCCCCATGAAAACCGAAATATTAAACAAAATTCTTGAGGAAAATGTACTTTCCCAGGAGTCCAAAGAAAAGCTTTCTGCCCTGCAGGAGAATATTTCCTCCAGAGAATTTTCCGACCTGCTGGATGCACAGGGAAATCAGTATGTGGAGTTTGTTCAGGAAGGAGGCGGTGTTTGGGGAAGTGCCCTGGTTGGCTATCTTTACGGCCTGGAGATCTTCGGGGTCCGTTTTCTGAAAGTAGCAGGAACCAGTGCAGGTGCTATTAATACGATGCTTATTGCGGCCTGTAAAACAAAGGAAGAAGCCAAAAGTGAGGTAATCAAAGACATACTTTTCAGCTGGAACTTTTCAGATTTTATGGATGGAAAGACCTATGTAAAAACAACGATCCATGCCATCCTGAACAACAATGATTTTTTAAAGATCAATGCCATCATTGCAGCAGTTATCATGGCTATTTTGGTGATTATTCCTTTTGTTGTTCAGCCTGAAACAACCCTTAATGCAAAACTGTTTTTCCTGATCCCTTTAATCCCTCTGATCATTGTTTTTTTCTGTGTTAAAAAGTTTTACAATGATTTCAGGAAACAGAACAGCGGATTCAACCCGGGAAATGCTTTTTTAAATACAATGCAAAGTGTTCTGGATGGTTTCGGGATCAATACGGTAGCCCAACTTAATGAAAAATTTATACAGAAAGAACACGGTCTCCATCTGAATTACCGTTACGGAAACGGACAGGAATATTATACCATTGCTCTTAAAAGTATCGAGCAAATTAAGGCTAAAAACCTGGAACATATTGACCAGACCCGTTACAGAATATTCTATGAAAGTGCTGTGAATAATGATTATTATAAAGATAACCCGTTTTATCAGCTCCGTTCGGAATATATTGTTATTACCACGGATATCAATGCTAAAATAAAAGTAGAGCTTCCCACAATGGCCAATTTATACTGGTCTGAAGAGGAACTGAAACACGTCAGCCCTGCTGAATTTGTAAGAGCATCCATGTCTGTCCCTTTCTTTTTTGAACCCTTCCAGAAAAGAATCAATAAAGATGATGCCTCTGTGAAGTATGCCTGGAAATTCTGGATGAACACAAAGCCCGAAGACATCTATCCTGCCGGACTTTTCATAGACGGAGGCAGTATTTCCAACTTCCCTATTGATATTTTTCATGCCAGTGACGTATTCTATCCGAGAATGCCGCTTTTCGGGGTGCAGCTTACGAGCGATTCAGACCTTCTTTCTGAGAAAGGAAAAACCAGCGAAGAAATTCTCAAAACACCTTTTTCATATGCGGGAAACATCATCAGTACATTAAAAGGTTTTAATGACAAGTCTTTTTTGACCAAACACAGTTTCTACCGTCTTTACAGCATCCAAACCGTTAATTGTGGAACGAGCAGCTGGCTGAATTTCTTTATGAAAAGAGAAGAGAAAGAAGATCTTTTCAACAGAGGTTTCCAGGCAGCCCTTGATTTTCTTAATCAGTTCGACTGGGAAAAATACAAATATGAAAGAATGATGCTTTCTATGAAGGAGAAAAAGATTCTGAAGGAAGAGGATACGCCTACGGTGGGATAATGAAATTTGAGTATTTTTAGGCTCTTAATATTATTAATGAAGAAAAGATATTTTTTTATCAGTGGAATCATAATAGTCCTTATTATCATTTCTATTCCTATCATCCATATTCTTAAAACAAAATGGAATGAATCTGACATGAAGACTGAAATACCGAAAGGTTACACCAATGATGCCAGCCAGCTGAATTTAACCAAAATTGATACTTTAATAAAAGTCCCGTCATCAAAAACGGAAATAGAAGGCCAGCTGCGCCAAATCCTGAAGTATGCCAAAGAAAAAAAATTAAAAGTCTCTATTGCCGGCGCCCGGCACAGTATGGGCGGGCATACGATTTACCCAAACGGAATCCTTCTCAACATGCTTCCTTACAAACATATGGAATTTGATGCCGAGAATAATATTCTCACCGTAGGTTCCGGGGCGCTTTGAGAGGATGCAATAGAATATCTGGACAAAAAAGGAAAATCAATTGCAGTCATGCAGGCTTTCAGCTCGTTTTCTATAGGAGGATCTATAAGTGTAAATGGCCACGGGTGGCAGAAAAACCGACCTCCTGTGTCGTCTAGCGTTGAATCATTTACTTTGATGAATCACAATGGTGAAATAGTGAATTGCAGCAGAGAAGAAAATCCTGAACTTTTTAAACTGGTCATCGGGGGATATGGCCTGTTCGGGATTATTTTGGATGTTAAATTAAAAGTGGTTGATAATACAGCTGTGAAATACAAATCCATTCCCTTAAGTCCGGACAATTATACTGATTATTATAAAAAATTTATTTCTGAAAATCCGAAAGTAGATCTTGTATTTGGGCGTTTAAAGATCTCTGACAAACATTTTCTGGAAGAAGCTGCCATCACTTATTTTGAAAAAACTGATGAAAAGCCGCTGTCCCTTTCTGCTCAAAATACCAAAAACGAAGAAATAAAACGTCTTGTCTTCCGTAGCTCTGTCAATAGTGAATACGGAAAAAGACTCCGCTGGGATCTGGAAAGCAACATCAAAAATGTTGTTAAAAATGTTGTTTTTTCCCGGAATGAACTGCTCAATAATCATGTTTCCCTTATCGAAAATAAAGATTCTACTTCAACGGATCTGCTGCACGAATATTTTATCCCGGAAAGAAACTTTAATCAGTTTATCAAAGATATCAAACCTGTTCTTAAGAATTCCGGACTGGATCTTCTTAATATAACAATCCGTGCCGTCAATAAAGATGAAGATGCCTATATGAACTATGCGAGAGAAAATGTTTTTGGATTTGTTTTGTTATTTAATCAAAAGAAAACAGAAAAACAGGAAGATGCGATGAATATTCTTACCAACCGCTTAGTTGATATTGCTCTTAACAATGAAGGAACGTTTTATCTGCCATACCGCCTTCATATCGACAGACTGAAAATGAGAAAAGTATACCCTCAGGCCGATTCTTTTTTTGCTTTGAAGAGAAAATATGACCCTCAGGAAATTTTCGACAACAAATTTTACCAACACTATAAATAAAATACAAATTATGAAGAAATACATCTGCGAATGCTGTGGAGAAGAAAAAGAAGACTGGCCTGCGCTAGCCTACCCTTTCCCTCTTTTCTATTCTAATTTATCTGACACGGAACGTGAAAATGCTGAACTTACTTCAGATTTGTGTGTTGTTGAAAATCCGGAATATACCCATCGGTTTATCCGTGCTGTTATGGTTCAGGAGGTCACAGACAGCTGTCAGAATCTGGAATACGGAATCTGGGTTTCATTAAGCGAAAAAAGTTTTGATGAATATGTCGCAAACTATGATAATAAAGACTTTGAAGCGGAATATTTCGGTTGGTTATCCAATTATCCACCAGACTATCATTTTGAAGAAAGCATTCCGACAACCGTTGTAGTTCATAACAGTGTGGGACGTCCTTTTGTCTATCCACACCAAAGTCATGAGCATCCTTTCGTTCATGATTTCTACAATGGAATTTCGCTGGAAGAAGCGGAAAGAAGAATTAGCTGGATTTTAAAGTCTGAATAAAAATGAACTGGATCATAAGAAGCACAAAAATGGTGAAATTCCATACGAATCTTCAGGAAGTGTTAAAACCTATTTACGATGATCTTAAAATATACGACTGGATCATGACTGATCTGGATTTCATAGCTGATGTCAGTCTTCCCATTAATTTTGACTTCGATTTTTTTATTTTAAACCCTGAGCAATTTGAACAAATCTATACAAACTATGTTCAGATTATTTGGGGCGTCATTGCTGCTGTCCACAGGAAAACAGAAATTAATACTGCCGTTATTTCCAATTTATCAGCAGAAGATCCAAAAGTTTGGGAAAGTGATCATTTCTTAATTCCGGACTGTATTTTTGAAATTACTGCTATTGACAGTGGGTATACGATCATTAAATTTAAAGACAAACATCTTTCAGATCAGTTTAAAATGTATTTTCAGGAGCAGGCCATGGATTTACAGACCTTCAATGAAAAATATATTAATCGTAAAAGCGAATAGATCCTATGAGGGAGTAATTTCAAAAAAAGTTCAGACTGTCAATCTGTTTTTTTTGTAGATTTACATTATAATCATCTAAATATCAACTAACAAACACCAAATCAATGAGGGAAATATTTATTTTTTTAACCGTAATATTCTGCACAGGATCTTATGCACAAATCTGGACTCAGACCGATAAAATAACTCCGGCAGAAAGAAAAGTTGCTGATTTTTTTGGTGACAATATAGTATTGAAAAATAATGTCCTGTTCAGTTCTGCTTCAGGCAATAGCTTTGATTCCAATGAACAGAATTTTTTATTCAAAGCAGGAACCTTTTATATATTTGAACGGGAAAACAATAACTGGGCTCAAAAAGCTAAGATAGTCCCCAATGACCGTGATATCAGTGATGCCTTTGGAAGCCAGTTCGCATTAGATGAAAATGATCTGTTCATAAGTGCTCCCTATAAAAAATACAATAACCAGGGATCTGTGGGTACTGTGTATCTTTTCAATAAAAATACGTCTGGAAACTGGATTCAGACTCAAAAAATAATGCCCGTAAATACTACTGCCAATTTAGCATTTGGGTACCGTTTGTCTGCTGACTCAAAAAAATTGGCGGTAGGATCTACAGGTGCAAATGTGGCTGTTTATGAATTAAACAGTACGACACAACAATTTGAATTTGCTCAGGATCTGCTTTTTGCCAATAATGAAAATTCTTATGAATCTTCAGTTTTTGTGAAAGGAGATAAGATATTTGTAGGTAAAAAAGACAAAGAGGTTAATGGTGTTTCTAATGCTGGACAGCTTAATATTTATAAAAAAAATTCATCAACAGCTACCTGGGAAACTATACAAACCATTAATTCTCCTCTGGCAGGTGATACCCAATTTGGATCCGGTGTGTATGCAAAAGATGATTATCTGTTTGTAACAGCTCATTTAGCTAGCTTTGTTGCAGTTTATAAATACAGCAGCAGTTCCAATACTTACGAATACATTCAGACCATTGATGACGATCCATCTCTTTTTGGAGCAACTGTTTCTATGGAGAATGGTGTTTTAGGGATTGGAGCACCTGCTGCCATGAACGGCTCACTCAACAGCGGAAGTGTTTTTATCTATAAAATAAATGAAAACAATGTATGGGCATTGGATCAGCAAATTTATAACGCAGACCCTTTTTCTTTTGACGGATTTGGCTATGGATTAAGCATCAACAATGGGAGAATAGCTGTTGGAGCCATTCACCAGGATTTTGATTTTGCAGGAAATCATTCCGTTTCAAATGCTGGAGCAGTTTATCTTTTTAATACTCCAACCAATCTGGCAACCCATGAAGCATTGAGTAAAGGTTCCTATAGCATATATCCTAATCCTTTCACAAACATAATTTCTATTCAACTCGGGAAACCTTATGATCATTTAACCGCAGAGGTTTTTGAGATGTCAGGCAGAAAAGTACTGACAAGTAGTTTCTCAAAGAAACAATCTATTGAGCTTAATTTGGAATCACTGGTTGCCGGAACGTACCAGATTTATATCTTTTCCGGAGATCAAATGCTGATCAGCTCAAAAATCATCAAGAAATAATGGGAAACCATAGAACCGAGTCATGAAATGAGTCCCTGAAAATTCGTTACATGAACAATACGATCAATAAGTTCTTTTTATCCGTCAGTACTTTTCTGTTTCTGACAAGTTGTTATTCGGAGAAGTTTGATAAAGAAAAATGGCTTTCCCGAGATTCAGCATTATACGACGGCCAACGCAAAAAAATGATGAATGATCTGGTGCAAAATGTTCTTAGATTTGAATACGGAAGTCAAAAAGGGACCATCAAAAAAGAAGTCTTTAACCTCATCGGAATACCGGATCAAATCGATAGAAAAAATGGAGAGGAAATTTATTTTGTTGAAGAAAGAATAGGTGTAATTGATCCTAATGGTCATATCAATCTGCATTTCATTTATAAAAGCGACTCGACATTAATAAGCTGGAAAATTGAAGATGTAGACTATAAAGAATAATTATAATCTGGGTGGCTACATAGAATTATATAAAATTGATACCACTAAAATCAAAGAAAGGCTGTATCATAAATTTTCTAATACAGCCCTTCCTGAAAGATAGGTAAGCGGCATTGACAAATATTTCGGGGCTTTCCAAAATTTCCTCAGAGATAACAAAAATAATCTGGATTATCATAATGCCTTTTACGAAACTATTCTTGAAAAACTCAGACATGACAATTTCATATTGGAACCTGATGAAAGCAACTTTTTGAAGCGGTTATTCATATATGCCCCGGATCGTCTTATCCATCAAAAAGGAGCTTGGAAGCTATAAGGGCCCAATCTATGAAAATCACTACTGTTAATCTACAGCGCGTCCAAAAACTTCAAATACATCGGCACACTTCTTTCAATCCATTCTTCTGAAGGATCATTTTCAATTCCATAGTATACAAAAGGTTCTTCATAGGTTGCTTTGATATAGTCGAAAGTCAGTTCATAGGGTCTGAAAAGTTCGTTCATGGTGTATTTATATTTTCCTGCTGCGCTGTACCCTTCGTCATCAATTCCTGCTGTCACCGCCAGAGAAATTTTCTTCCCTCCTGCTTTGTAGCCGCTTTTGCTTCCGTACGCCCAGCCGTAAAGAAGAACCTCATCAAACCATTTTTTCAGGAGTGGCGGACTGCTGAACCAATAAAACGGAAACTGGAAAATAATCTTATCATAAGATTCTATCAGCTGCTGCTCTTTTGTAACATCAATTTTTTCGTCCGGATAGGCTTCGTAGAGTGAATGAACGGTATATTTTTCAGGGTGTTTATTTAATTCTTCAATCCATCTTTTGTTGATGACAGATTTTTCAATATCAGGATGAATGACAATGACTAATGTTTTCATTTTTCTTGTTTAAATTTCTACAGCAAAAATAATATACGTAACTTACATTTCATCCATTAATACCCAATTGTATGGTACTATAAAAAATGTAAGTAATGACTAAAATAAAGGAAACATCCACCAATTTTGCCAATAAAAAAGCCCTCTCTGATGAATGTCCGGAGATTCATGCATCCAATACCATTGGTGGACAGTGGGCTCTTGCGATCTGCTGCTACCTTATCAATGGAAAACTGAGATTTGGAGAGCTTAGAAAAAAGTTAAATAACATCACAGAACGGATGCTTACCCTTCAACTGCGAAGACTGGAAGAAGACAAAATTCTCACCAGAACCGTTTATGCTGAAGTTCCGCCCCGTGTGGAATATGAACTTACCGAGATTGGGTACAGGTTAAAACCTATCATTCTGGAGTTTGAAAAATGGGGTAAGGAACACAAGGAAATTATGAGTAACGGGAATACAGTTCCGGAATCTCAAAAAGCAGTAAAATAAAAGACCTTTTATTTAAATACATATTATTTTATGATCACCCTAGATTTTTTAAAAGAGATTTTATCAACCTATGCTTCTCTGAATCGACCTCCTGCTAATGTTTACTTTGAATTTGACATTGTTGAATTCGATCGTTCCATCAATCCTCAGGATTTCATGAGAAGCCATTTTGCATTAAAGGATAATAAAGAGCTGGCTGTTACCGAAATCAGCGAATCCGAGTTTAAGCAAATAATATATAAATGGTTTTTTGAATATGGTACTTTAAAGAATAGTAAGCTTGATACTTCAGAAAATCTGAAGAGTGTAGACAACTTTTACAGCCAGATAAAACTGATGACTCAGGAAAAAAAGATCTTCCGGTTTCAAAATGTTAATAAAGGGCTTTATGAGTATCAGCTGGGGATATTCTTTGCTTATATTTATATTGAAGGTCAGGGGAAAAATTTTCTCATTTATTTTAGTGAACAAGGCTAATATTATGTAAATTCAAGAGGTCTTAAACTACCAAAAACTATCCTATGAAAAACCTAACTTTTTTACTCAGTTTATCTACTGCCGTATTCTTCGGAATCAATGCAAATGCACAAAAGATTTCTGACGGGCAGACTATAGAGGTCAACGGAATGAGTGTAACTTTTAATATCCTAAACAAAGAAAGCGTTGAAGCGGGAGGAAAACCGTATGACCGTTATAAAGTTTCAGCATCTGTAAAGAATTCTTCAGACAAAACATATAACATCAGACTCACTTCTTTCCCTCAGATTGTGAGCAATATCGGACTTGTGGAATTAGACTGTATGAATGCAACCGGAGCAAAGCTTACTTCTAAAAAAATAGAGCTTAAAATGAAAGCTCAGATGATCAATGTGACGTATTCTGCTTACGATAAATCCGGAAAATTCACGACCAGTACCATTCCTGTGACAGGAAGTTATTATTTTGATCCGGGTGATGCCATCAATGACAATGCTATTTTTATTGTTCCACAGGGTGAAAAACCGGATGTCTCTGTGAGAAGTCTGAGGTAATATTTTTTGTTTAAAAAAAGATTAAATTCAAAAAAATATGCTACGAATAGATGAGCATTTAGATACCATTTATTTAGAACTGGTTATTAATGCCTGCCAAATGAGTAGAGAAGATATATGGATCTCGGGAGCACTCGAAATTAGGCTAAATGATAAAAAACCTTATGCCGATAGTGATATCATTAATGAGCATGAATTTTTCAAAAGTATAGATTCTGAAGGTGAATTTGAAATATTTTCCTGTTGCTGTGGAGTCCCGGAATGTAGTGGATGGATCAAAGGAATACAGGTTGATCATATTGATCATCAATTGATAAAATGGACCAATCTTAATAATGGAGATTCTTGGATTTTTAAACGACAAATGCTTGATGAAGATTTGAAAGAAATTCAGGAAAAATTAGAAAACTACAAAAGCTTTTTTAATGAAAAAGGAATCAGTTATGTAGGATATGGTTATTAAATTCTGATACCACCACAATATTATTCAATCAATTAACTTATTAACAATAAAAACCTCCATCATTTGGAGGTTTTATCATTTTATTCTTTTTGCCACATCGGCTGATGCTGTAAAACAGTTTCATAAACA includes:
- a CDS encoding patatin-like phospholipase family protein, producing MKTEILNKILEENVLSQESKEKLSALQENISSREFSDLLDAQGNQYVEFVQEGGGVWGSALVGYLYGLEIFGVRFLKVAGTSAGAINTMLIAACKTKEEAKSEVIKDILFSWNFSDFMDGKTYVKTTIHAILNNNDFLKINAIIAAVIMAILVIIPFVVQPETTLNAKLFFLIPLIPLIIVFFCVKKFYNDFRKQNSGFNPGNAFLNTMQSVLDGFGINTVAQLNEKFIQKEHGLHLNYRYGNGQEYYTIALKSIEQIKAKNLEHIDQTRYRIFYESAVNNDYYKDNPFYQLRSEYIVITTDINAKIKVELPTMANLYWSEEELKHVSPAEFVRASMSVPFFFEPFQKRINKDDASVKYAWKFWMNTKPEDIYPAGLFIDGGSISNFPIDIFHASDVFYPRMPLFGVQLTSDSDLLSEKGKTSEEILKTPFSYAGNIISTLKGFNDKSFLTKHSFYRLYSIQTVNCGTSSWLNFFMKREEKEDLFNRGFQAALDFLNQFDWEKYKYERMMLSMKEKKILKEEDTPTVG
- a CDS encoding 3-oxoacyl-ACP synthase III family protein, whose amino-acid sequence is MIKSTIKGIGFYVPENVVTNDDLAKLMTTNDEWITERTGIRERRHRQNRNDSQETTAYLGFKASEKALEKAGMTGQDIDYIIFATLSPDYYFPGCGVLLQDMLGCDTIGALDVRNQCSGFVYAVSVANAFIKSGTYKNILVVGAEIHSFGLDFSDEGRGVSVIFGDGAGAIIVSATEDENAGDILAVNMHSEGKYADELCTQFPGSKFGWSDRMRKEPENVTDKEVYPIMNGNFVFKHAVTRFPETMQEALDKAGKTIEDLDMFIPHQANLRIAQFVQQKFGLPDEKIHNNIQKYGNTTAASIPIALSEAIEEGKIKRGDLVLLSAFGSGFTWGSVLFQY
- a CDS encoding DUF2199 domain-containing protein, which translates into the protein MKKYICECCGEEKEDWPALAYPFPLFYSNLSDTERENAELTSDLCVVENPEYTHRFIRAVMVQEVTDSCQNLEYGIWVSLSEKSFDEYVANYDNKDFEAEYFGWLSNYPPDYHFEESIPTTVVVHNSVGRPFVYPHQSHEHPFVHDFYNGISLEEAERRISWILKSE
- a CDS encoding winged helix-turn-helix transcriptional regulator, with protein sequence MTKIKETSTNFANKKALSDECPEIHASNTIGGQWALAICCYLINGKLRFGELRKKLNNITERMLTLQLRRLEEDKILTRTVYAEVPPRVEYELTEIGYRLKPIILEFEKWGKEHKEIMSNGNTVPESQKAVK
- a CDS encoding NAD(P)H-dependent oxidoreductase codes for the protein MKTLVIVIHPDIEKSVINKRWIEELNKHPEKYTVHSLYEAYPDEKIDVTKEQQLIESYDKIIFQFPFYWFSSPPLLKKWFDEVLLYGWAYGSKSGYKAGGKKISLAVTAGIDDEGYSAAGKYKYTMNELFRPYELTFDYIKATYEEPFVYYGIENDPSEEWIERSVPMYLKFLDAL
- a CDS encoding T9SS type A sorting domain-containing protein, with the protein product MREIFIFLTVIFCTGSYAQIWTQTDKITPAERKVADFFGDNIVLKNNVLFSSASGNSFDSNEQNFLFKAGTFYIFERENNNWAQKAKIVPNDRDISDAFGSQFALDENDLFISAPYKKYNNQGSVGTVYLFNKNTSGNWIQTQKIMPVNTTANLAFGYRLSADSKKLAVGSTGANVAVYELNSTTQQFEFAQDLLFANNENSYESSVFVKGDKIFVGKKDKEVNGVSNAGQLNIYKKNSSTATWETIQTINSPLAGDTQFGSGVYAKDDYLFVTAHLASFVAVYKYSSSSNTYEYIQTIDDDPSLFGATVSMENGVLGIGAPAAMNGSLNSGSVFIYKINENNVWALDQQIYNADPFSFDGFGYGLSINNGRIAVGAIHQDFDFAGNHSVSNAGAVYLFNTPTNLATHEALSKGSYSIYPNPFTNIISIQLGKPYDHLTAEVFEMSGRKVLTSSFSKKQSIELNLESLVAGTYQIYIFSGDQMLISSKIIKK
- a CDS encoding CorA family divalent cation transporter; protein product: MPIDTIYRDSQCEWVDVEAPTAEDLKFLHERYEINNLLLEDTMDPNHLPKYEEDGNVKFFLLRESTELERKNLNTISDISTKIGIFLLENTIITIHRMKTRSISETKRQLSAMNTEVPPSKITLMIALLIMKSFDDESISLLETMDNIENEIFLKNTNHTNQIRRLYKLKRKSGLNSRVLVISTDAIDKFKLLNLQDSEIVDLKDKHKDVVADFDHLNIQITNLISMFLALSDQKANQVMKVLAIYSVYFLPITFIAGVYGMNFDNMPELHHKHGYFITIGVMALVVICTFIYARRKQW